The proteins below come from a single Fodinicola acaciae genomic window:
- a CDS encoding FAD-dependent oxidoreductase produces MSQQPERCVVVGGGPGGLLLAYLLARADVPVTLLEAHRDFDRRFRGDSLHPYTLELLDKLGLADELLELPHHAARTFRMHTPDGVITTADYTELATPYNYVALMPQQTFLDFLAKKATELPSMRLRLGARATALVEENGAVTGVRYQDANGEHALRAAVVIGADGRFSRVRRLAGLPEEPLGASSDLLWFRLPRRPSDPPEADVDLYFGRHNYVGLLGGPHDWQVGYTLPKGGYAAARQAGVGPIRDFVSAYVPWLADRMHLLTNFGQTTLLSVDISRVQRWHRPGLMLIGDAAHVISPVGGNGILMAVQDAVSAANRLIPALRHGRVEESVLAAVQADREPAIRAVQGHQVRVETRVANARRHGRPITPPWTVRMLTGMSAVRSRAARANAYGPQPPILDLRLLTSGPLEVARSSS; encoded by the coding sequence ATGAGCCAGCAACCTGAGCGGTGCGTTGTCGTCGGCGGTGGTCCAGGCGGGTTGCTGCTCGCATATCTGCTGGCCAGAGCCGACGTGCCGGTCACGTTGCTGGAGGCGCACCGCGACTTCGACCGCAGGTTTCGTGGTGACTCCCTGCATCCGTACACCCTGGAACTGCTGGACAAGCTCGGCCTCGCCGACGAGCTGCTCGAGCTGCCGCACCACGCGGCGCGTACCTTCCGGATGCACACGCCGGACGGCGTCATCACCACCGCCGACTACACCGAGCTGGCCACGCCGTACAACTACGTCGCGCTGATGCCACAGCAGACTTTCCTCGATTTTCTGGCGAAAAAGGCCACCGAGCTGCCGAGCATGCGGCTCCGGCTGGGGGCCAGGGCGACCGCACTGGTGGAGGAGAACGGCGCCGTCACGGGCGTACGTTATCAGGACGCCAACGGCGAACACGCCTTGCGAGCGGCCGTCGTCATCGGCGCCGACGGCCGTTTCTCCCGGGTACGACGCCTGGCTGGGTTGCCCGAGGAGCCGCTCGGCGCGAGCAGCGACCTGCTCTGGTTTCGGCTGCCGCGCCGGCCGAGCGACCCGCCGGAGGCCGACGTCGACCTGTACTTCGGCCGGCACAACTACGTCGGGCTGCTCGGCGGACCGCACGACTGGCAGGTCGGTTACACACTGCCGAAAGGTGGCTATGCGGCGGCGCGACAGGCCGGTGTCGGGCCGATCCGCGACTTCGTCAGCGCGTACGTGCCGTGGCTGGCCGATCGCATGCACCTGCTGACCAACTTCGGCCAGACGACGTTGCTGTCGGTCGACATTTCCCGGGTGCAGCGGTGGCACCGGCCTGGCCTGATGCTCATCGGCGACGCGGCGCACGTGATCTCGCCGGTCGGCGGCAACGGCATCCTGATGGCCGTGCAGGACGCGGTGTCGGCCGCCAACCGGCTGATTCCGGCTCTGCGCCACGGCCGAGTCGAGGAAAGCGTGCTGGCCGCTGTTCAGGCCGACCGCGAGCCGGCGATCCGCGCCGTGCAAGGACATCAGGTGCGAGTGGAAACCCGCGTCGCCAACGCGCGGCGGCACGGCCGGCCGATCACGCCGCCGTGGACCGTACGCATGCTGACCGGTATGTCCGCCGTACGCTCCAGGGCCGCGCGCGCCAACGCGTACGGACCGCAGCCGCCGATCCTGGACCTGCGGCTGTTGACCTCAGGTCCACTTGAGGTGGCACGCTCGTCTTCGTGA
- a CDS encoding MarR family winged helix-turn-helix transcriptional regulator gives MPAHAKLAREIGLAVRELVLTDREMEAALARRLGVGLTDVRAMEELVAQPGTLGPVELGKRLGITSASATALVDRLEVAGHLARRRHPDDRRRITLELTESARADFRAALGPLLASIGRITAGLDPDRAAVIAAFLSDVTAAVRDFAAENDAD, from the coding sequence ATGCCCGCGCACGCGAAGCTCGCGCGGGAGATCGGCCTTGCCGTGCGCGAGTTGGTGCTCACCGACCGCGAGATGGAGGCCGCGCTGGCGCGGCGGCTCGGCGTGGGGCTGACCGACGTACGCGCCATGGAGGAGCTGGTCGCGCAGCCGGGCACGCTGGGGCCGGTCGAGCTCGGCAAGCGGCTCGGCATCACCTCGGCGTCGGCGACCGCGCTGGTCGACCGGTTGGAGGTGGCCGGTCATCTGGCTCGCCGGCGCCATCCCGACGACCGCCGGCGGATCACGCTCGAGCTGACCGAGAGCGCGCGTGCCGACTTCCGCGCCGCACTCGGTCCACTGCTCGCCTCGATCGGCCGTATCACCGCCGGCCTCGACCCCGACCGCGCCGCCGTGATCGCCGCGTTTCTGAGCGATGTCACCGCCGCCGTACGCGATTTCGCCGCGGAGAACGACGCGGACTGA
- a CDS encoding ROK family transcriptional regulator — translation MSVGDEEQMDLKRSTVRDLRRHNRSALLTKLFQDGPLSRHELSGPTGLSAATVSNVIGGLIDEGLVVEAGMVDSDGGRPRVLLRVNPEYGHVVGVDVGETGIKVELFDLSMSRLSTVDHPLPEPRPQPEVVAERIAAGLREVTAAAGLDQSGVMGMGIGVPGTVEQSSPVRVHAPTLGWDAVALGKLLASDGVTVPLFFENGAKTLGQAEMWFGAGRGARYAVITLVGSGIGAAVISDGQIYRGATSSAGEWGHTTVVHGGRSCRCGSRGCLEAYAGAEAILERYQQARRGRRNVAEDEQTRLAALLAARSKSAVADRILLETAEYLGAGIANLVNLFNPERIVLGGWAGLALGEQLLPEIRRSAEEHALAHPYGQTTIELCELGQDAVAVGAATLPVADLLRAGGRSAR, via the coding sequence GTGAGTGTCGGGGATGAGGAGCAGATGGACCTCAAGCGCAGTACGGTCCGCGATCTGCGCCGGCACAACCGGTCGGCGTTGCTGACCAAGCTGTTCCAGGACGGTCCGCTGAGCCGGCACGAGCTGAGCGGACCGACCGGGCTGAGCGCCGCGACGGTGAGCAACGTGATCGGCGGCCTGATCGACGAGGGCCTCGTGGTCGAGGCCGGCATGGTCGACTCCGACGGCGGCCGGCCGCGCGTGTTGTTGCGCGTCAATCCCGAGTACGGACACGTCGTCGGCGTCGACGTCGGCGAGACCGGCATCAAGGTGGAGCTGTTCGACCTGTCGATGAGCCGGCTGAGCACGGTTGACCATCCGCTGCCGGAGCCGAGGCCGCAGCCAGAGGTGGTCGCCGAGCGGATCGCCGCCGGGTTGCGCGAGGTGACCGCCGCCGCCGGCCTCGACCAGTCCGGCGTGATGGGGATGGGGATCGGCGTGCCGGGCACGGTGGAGCAGAGCTCGCCGGTGCGCGTACACGCGCCGACCCTCGGCTGGGACGCGGTCGCACTCGGCAAGCTGCTGGCCAGCGACGGCGTCACCGTACCGCTGTTTTTCGAGAATGGCGCCAAAACTCTCGGCCAGGCCGAGATGTGGTTCGGTGCCGGCCGGGGCGCGCGCTATGCGGTGATCACGCTGGTCGGCTCCGGCATCGGCGCCGCGGTGATCTCCGACGGACAGATCTATCGCGGCGCCACCAGCAGCGCCGGCGAGTGGGGCCACACGACGGTGGTGCACGGCGGCCGGTCCTGCCGGTGCGGCTCGCGCGGCTGCCTGGAGGCGTACGCCGGCGCCGAGGCGATCCTGGAGCGCTATCAGCAGGCCCGCCGCGGCCGCCGGAACGTGGCCGAGGACGAGCAGACGCGGCTCGCCGCACTGCTCGCGGCGCGCTCGAAGTCAGCGGTCGCCGACCGGATCCTGTTGGAGACGGCGGAATATCTCGGCGCCGGCATCGCCAACCTGGTCAACCTGTTCAACCCGGAGCGGATCGTGCTCGGCGGCTGGGCCGGCCTCGCGCTCGGCGAGCAGCTGCTGCCGGAGATCCGCCGGTCGGCCGAGGAACACGCGCTGGCGCATCCGTACGGCCAGACCACCATCGAGCTGTGTGAGCTCGGCCAGGACGCGGTGGCGGTCGGCGCCGCCACGCTGCCGGTCGCCGACCTCCTCCGCGCCGGCGGCCGCTCGGCTCGCTGA
- a CDS encoding ricin-type beta-trefoil lectin domain protein has protein sequence MPATSSLRRAAAMAACALAAAFFAVPTAASAANETVNIWLTTTDDAGGRHVTRGLQQQAPISFAASSPGANQTITVNENNRYQTFVGGGASFTDTAAWLMNSSGALSQSTRDATMRALFDPVNGIGLGFLRNPMGASDLARFNYSYDDMPAGQTDPNLANFSISHDLADVIPLSKQARSLNPNLKVMGSPWSAPGWMKDNGKFTNRGWLQSQYYAAYAQYFVKYVQASQAAGLHVDFVSAQNEPTCCGTDDTNYGSMNWNGSGLLYFSKTNLLPAFHAAGLDTKLLVLDYNWGNYDDLGSVPLGDAGLRGDSLFGGIAWHGYGGDVGLQTTIHNQYPGVDAYDTEHSGGTWIGDQQNEDMNNIISYTRNWGKTVTKWSLAVDQNMGPHSGGCGTCTGLITVHNGDSRSGQVDYTIEYYTMGHLTKFVRYGANRIDSTANSVIPNVAWRNPDGSKALIAYNGGTSAQSLKVNWGNESFTYTIPARTSATFTWSGAQGNSTSGAITGYAGKCVDVAGASSANGTAVQLYACNGTAAQQWSAGNGTLQALGKCLDAVGNGTANGTRVQLWDCTGGANQQWIHNAANDIVNPQSGRCLDATGPSSADGTPLQLWDCTGAANQKWTL, from the coding sequence ATGCCCGCGACTAGCAGTCTCCGGCGAGCGGCGGCGATGGCGGCCTGCGCACTGGCCGCCGCGTTTTTCGCCGTACCCACCGCGGCCAGTGCCGCCAACGAAACCGTCAACATCTGGCTGACCACCACCGACGACGCCGGCGGCCGGCACGTGACCCGAGGCCTGCAACAGCAGGCGCCGATCTCGTTCGCGGCCAGCAGTCCCGGCGCCAACCAGACCATCACGGTCAACGAGAACAACCGCTATCAGACCTTCGTCGGCGGTGGCGCGTCGTTCACCGACACGGCCGCCTGGCTGATGAACTCCAGCGGCGCGCTGTCGCAGAGCACGCGCGACGCCACGATGCGCGCGCTTTTCGACCCTGTCAACGGAATCGGCCTCGGTTTCCTGCGCAATCCGATGGGGGCCTCGGACCTCGCGCGGTTCAACTACTCCTACGACGACATGCCGGCCGGCCAGACCGATCCCAACCTGGCCAACTTCTCGATCTCGCACGACCTGGCCGACGTCATCCCACTTTCCAAACAGGCCAGGTCGCTCAACCCGAACCTCAAGGTGATGGGGTCGCCGTGGAGCGCCCCGGGTTGGATGAAGGACAACGGAAAGTTCACCAACCGCGGTTGGCTGCAGTCGCAGTACTATGCCGCGTACGCGCAGTATTTCGTGAAATACGTCCAGGCCTCGCAGGCCGCCGGCCTGCACGTCGACTTCGTGTCGGCGCAGAACGAGCCGACCTGCTGCGGCACCGACGACACCAACTACGGCTCGATGAACTGGAACGGCTCGGGCCTGTTGTATTTCAGCAAAACCAACCTGCTGCCGGCTTTCCACGCGGCCGGGCTGGACACCAAACTGCTGGTGCTGGACTACAACTGGGGCAATTACGACGACCTCGGCTCGGTGCCGCTCGGCGACGCCGGACTGCGCGGCGACTCGCTTTTCGGCGGCATCGCCTGGCACGGCTATGGCGGCGACGTCGGCCTGCAGACGACGATCCACAACCAGTATCCGGGCGTCGACGCGTACGACACCGAACATTCCGGCGGCACCTGGATCGGCGACCAGCAGAACGAGGACATGAACAACATCATCAGTTACACGCGTAACTGGGGAAAGACGGTGACCAAGTGGAGCCTCGCGGTGGACCAGAACATGGGTCCGCACAGCGGCGGCTGCGGCACCTGCACCGGCCTGATCACCGTCCACAATGGAGACAGCCGCAGCGGTCAGGTCGACTACACCATCGAGTACTACACGATGGGTCACCTGACGAAGTTCGTACGGTATGGCGCCAATCGCATCGACTCGACGGCCAATTCGGTGATCCCGAACGTGGCCTGGCGCAATCCGGACGGCTCCAAGGCTCTGATCGCATACAACGGCGGCACCAGCGCGCAGTCGCTGAAAGTCAACTGGGGTAACGAAAGTTTCACTTACACGATCCCGGCGCGTACGTCGGCGACGTTCACCTGGAGCGGCGCACAGGGCAACTCGACCAGCGGCGCGATCACCGGCTACGCCGGCAAATGCGTGGACGTCGCCGGCGCGTCCAGCGCCAACGGCACCGCCGTACAGCTCTACGCCTGCAACGGCACCGCCGCTCAGCAGTGGTCTGCCGGCAACGGCACGTTGCAGGCGCTCGGCAAATGCCTGGACGCGGTCGGAAACGGCACGGCCAACGGCACGCGCGTACAACTGTGGGACTGCACCGGGGGCGCCAACCAGCAGTGGATCCACAACGCCGCCAACGACATCGTCAACCCGCAGTCCGGCAGATGCCTGGACGCGACCGGACCCAGCTCGGCCGACGGCACGCCGCTGCAGCTGTGGGACTGCACCGGCGCGGCCAACCAGAAATGGACGCTCTGA
- a CDS encoding phosphotransferase produces MRERPSGLADDQLWSVLPDFGIAPEVVAYAPVGFGDYHWRVTDKEGGRWFVTAADLTQKDYLGPNPLAGLRRAMDTAARLADDGLDYVVAPVRSAGGDTVVRVGARHALSVFPLLDAGSGGFDQSQTVAEHDAVLTLLADLHSRRSPPETPVFSPEIAGRHQLAEALADPRWTGGPFSRQAQEIVDGNRALLTAAFDEFDRLGVAVRGRPTVVTHGEPHPGNLVWPAGKCRLVDWDTVGLAVPERDLSVVSGDLGRYAEISGHQPDPAALRLFDLRWPLVDICAFVGWFRAQHARTADAETGWGGLVRSFEDLATILGSPAN; encoded by the coding sequence ATGCGCGAACGACCGTCCGGCCTTGCCGACGACCAGCTGTGGAGTGTGTTGCCTGACTTCGGCATCGCGCCGGAGGTGGTGGCGTACGCGCCGGTCGGCTTCGGCGACTATCACTGGCGGGTGACCGACAAAGAAGGCGGTCGCTGGTTCGTCACGGCCGCCGACCTGACGCAGAAGGACTACCTCGGCCCCAATCCGCTGGCCGGCCTGCGGCGGGCGATGGACACGGCGGCGCGGCTCGCCGACGACGGCCTCGACTACGTGGTGGCGCCTGTGCGCTCGGCCGGCGGCGACACGGTCGTACGCGTCGGCGCGCGGCACGCGCTCTCGGTCTTTCCGTTGCTGGACGCCGGCTCGGGCGGCTTCGACCAGTCGCAGACCGTCGCCGAGCATGACGCCGTGCTCACGCTGCTCGCCGACCTGCACAGCCGCCGGTCGCCGCCCGAGACGCCGGTGTTTTCGCCGGAGATCGCCGGCCGGCACCAACTGGCCGAGGCATTGGCCGATCCGCGGTGGACCGGTGGGCCGTTTTCGCGGCAGGCGCAGGAGATCGTCGACGGCAATCGGGCGCTGCTGACCGCGGCATTCGACGAATTCGACCGGTTGGGTGTGGCCGTACGCGGCCGGCCGACGGTCGTGACGCACGGCGAGCCGCATCCGGGAAACTTGGTGTGGCCGGCCGGAAAGTGCCGTCTGGTCGACTGGGACACCGTCGGCCTGGCCGTACCGGAGCGCGATCTTTCCGTGGTTTCCGGCGATCTCGGCCGCTATGCCGAGATCAGCGGCCATCAGCCGGATCCGGCCGCGTTGCGGCTTTTCGACCTGCGTTGGCCGCTGGTCGACATCTGTGCGTTCGTCGGTTGGTTTCGCGCTCAACACGCGCGTACGGCGGACGCCGAAACGGGTTGGGGTGGACTGGTCCGCTCGTTCGAAGATCTCGCAACAATTCTGGGTTCTCCGGCCAATTAG
- a CDS encoding BTAD domain-containing putative transcriptional regulator yields MTAELSRSSSLCDRSELVARFLDDPDRRVAVVSAVAGFGKSGFVAALVTGPFWFGTYEYRSTRHANVANLVGGLFAAAGRIPPADWPALPVPELVAALCVTSGPALLVVEDAHLLSAAAVDFLRQASESLPSDWRLVVTSRGEFSLPGAHRVTAIDLAFTEADTAKVLGRVVGTAGIAAAGEVQRLTGGWPAMVVAAAERIRAHADADPRAEVVDLFDETDREPLSAVASLPHLTPGLVVALGFPELRDRLRTLAELGVLRRGPRGLAVHRLIAAALDTQPSKARHLAAAAHFLGQDDYKSAIESVVALDDPAELVGFLTAHPPKPVVDGPVADAIVTALGGLPDALRTPEIERIEGRTRFAQGDWPGALRHMYRATERAGRLEPRMAWRIAAIHRFLGEHNKALEVCRRVDLTGADPKDQSAVFAWMAFAHVVREELAQAKEAAHRALSLARESGDAGALASAHSAVGMLNEPDCDQHHEAAVEAARRWGDLAHVVMVQANHARSLVVRGQYAAGLARLDDLVRFTARAGEVNGALTASLYHRGFAKLGLGQLDGAADDFRAALHGYQRSGSRATARPLLGIADVYRERGDVELAAAAYREAAQIAEDAGDRETFVLCLAGLARVRAMDDPGLAAELIARALGESDGIVQVRLHIAAGWVALARKDRAAAEVAIANAGRAGIDSGSLAEVLELRTAAAADPAERSALLRQAAECWTNAGHRVGVARVAVALARVSGATRPQLAALTAVLRGYGVKAQADGSGLLAFVPAPPASPVYIRTLGGFQVSRDGVPLPPETWQSKKARDLVKILIARRGMAVARETVIDLLWPDEPAAKCANRLSVALSTVRAVFDPEHRYQPAHFLAADKFSLTLRNVTIDVEVFLAVVRDAEAARHRGDISAYALAEGLYTGDFLAEDRYQDWAVPVREQARAKYLSVVRTLADAALKAGDCDEAETYALRALERDEFDEGAHLVLVRALRAAGRHGQARERYRTYASRMAEIGVTPAAFPDGAAAT; encoded by the coding sequence GTGACGGCGGAGTTATCCCGGTCGTCCTCACTGTGCGACCGGTCGGAGTTGGTGGCACGGTTTCTCGACGATCCCGATCGGCGGGTCGCCGTGGTGTCGGCCGTCGCCGGTTTCGGGAAATCCGGATTCGTCGCCGCGCTGGTCACCGGGCCGTTCTGGTTCGGCACGTACGAATATCGTTCGACGCGGCACGCGAACGTCGCAAATCTCGTCGGTGGCCTGTTCGCCGCGGCCGGCCGCATTCCGCCGGCCGACTGGCCGGCGCTGCCGGTGCCGGAGCTGGTCGCCGCGCTGTGTGTGACCAGCGGTCCGGCGTTGCTGGTCGTCGAGGACGCGCATCTGTTGTCCGCCGCGGCCGTCGACTTTCTCCGGCAGGCCAGTGAAAGCCTGCCGTCCGACTGGCGGCTCGTGGTCACCTCCCGCGGCGAGTTCTCGCTGCCTGGCGCGCATCGGGTCACCGCGATCGACCTCGCCTTCACCGAGGCGGACACCGCCAAGGTGCTCGGCCGCGTCGTCGGCACCGCCGGGATCGCGGCGGCCGGAGAGGTGCAGCGGCTGACCGGCGGCTGGCCGGCGATGGTGGTCGCCGCCGCCGAGCGGATTCGCGCGCACGCCGACGCGGATCCGCGAGCTGAGGTCGTCGATCTGTTCGACGAGACCGACCGCGAGCCGTTGTCGGCGGTGGCGTCACTGCCGCACCTCACGCCGGGATTGGTGGTGGCGCTCGGGTTTCCGGAGCTGCGCGACCGGCTGCGTACGCTCGCCGAGCTCGGCGTCCTCCGGCGGGGACCTCGAGGTTTAGCGGTCCACCGGTTGATCGCCGCGGCCTTGGACACACAGCCGTCCAAGGCGCGTCACCTGGCCGCCGCCGCGCATTTCCTCGGCCAGGACGACTACAAGTCGGCGATCGAAAGCGTTGTCGCGCTGGACGACCCGGCGGAGCTGGTCGGTTTTCTGACCGCACATCCGCCGAAACCGGTGGTCGACGGGCCGGTCGCCGACGCGATCGTGACGGCACTCGGCGGCCTGCCGGATGCCTTGCGTACGCCGGAAATCGAGCGCATCGAAGGCCGCACGCGGTTTGCTCAAGGCGACTGGCCGGGTGCGTTGCGACACATGTATCGCGCGACCGAGCGGGCCGGTCGGCTCGAACCGCGGATGGCCTGGCGGATCGCCGCGATCCACCGGTTTCTCGGTGAACACAACAAAGCGCTGGAGGTCTGCCGGCGCGTCGACCTGACCGGCGCCGATCCGAAGGACCAGTCGGCGGTCTTCGCCTGGATGGCGTTCGCCCATGTCGTACGCGAGGAACTGGCGCAGGCAAAGGAAGCCGCCCACCGGGCCTTGTCGCTGGCGCGCGAGTCCGGCGACGCCGGAGCGCTGGCATCGGCGCACAGTGCGGTCGGAATGCTCAACGAACCCGACTGCGACCAGCACCACGAAGCGGCGGTGGAGGCGGCGCGGCGCTGGGGTGACCTCGCACATGTCGTTATGGTGCAGGCAAATCACGCGCGCAGCCTGGTCGTACGCGGACAGTACGCGGCCGGCTTGGCACGGTTGGACGACCTGGTCCGGTTCACCGCACGTGCCGGCGAGGTCAATGGCGCGCTGACCGCGTCGCTTTATCACCGCGGATTCGCCAAGCTCGGCCTCGGCCAGCTCGACGGCGCGGCCGACGACTTTCGGGCCGCGTTGCACGGATATCAGCGCAGCGGCAGCCGCGCGACGGCTCGGCCGCTGCTCGGCATCGCGGACGTCTATCGCGAGCGCGGCGACGTGGAGCTGGCAGCCGCGGCATATCGGGAGGCGGCGCAGATCGCCGAGGATGCCGGAGATCGCGAGACATTTGTGTTGTGCCTGGCCGGATTGGCACGCGTACGCGCGATGGACGATCCGGGGCTGGCCGCTGAGCTGATCGCTCGCGCGCTCGGTGAGTCCGACGGCATCGTGCAGGTGCGTTTGCACATCGCAGCCGGATGGGTTGCGTTGGCGCGAAAAGATCGTGCCGCGGCAGAGGTGGCGATCGCCAACGCTGGCCGCGCCGGCATCGACAGCGGCAGCCTCGCCGAGGTCTTGGAGCTGCGTACGGCGGCCGCCGCCGATCCGGCCGAGCGGTCCGCGCTTCTACGCCAGGCCGCCGAGTGCTGGACCAATGCCGGCCATCGTGTCGGTGTCGCGCGAGTCGCAGTGGCATTGGCACGAGTCTCGGGTGCCACGCGACCGCAGCTCGCAGCCCTGACGGCCGTTCTTCGCGGCTATGGCGTCAAAGCGCAGGCCGATGGCAGTGGCCTGCTCGCTTTTGTGCCGGCGCCGCCTGCCTCTCCGGTCTACATCCGCACGCTCGGCGGCTTTCAGGTCTCTCGTGACGGCGTGCCGTTGCCGCCGGAGACCTGGCAGTCGAAAAAGGCGCGTGATCTGGTGAAAATCCTGATCGCGCGACGCGGCATGGCGGTGGCCAGGGAAACCGTGATCGACCTGCTGTGGCCGGACGAGCCGGCGGCGAAATGCGCCAACCGGCTGTCGGTCGCGTTGTCCACCGTACGCGCCGTCTTCGATCCGGAACACCGCTATCAACCGGCACATTTCCTGGCTGCCGACAAGTTTTCGTTGACACTGCGCAACGTGACCATCGACGTCGAGGTTTTCCTCGCCGTCGTACGCGATGCGGAGGCGGCTCGACACCGCGGTGACATCAGCGCGTACGCACTCGCGGAGGGCCTCTACACCGGCGATTTCCTGGCGGAGGACCGTTACCAGGACTGGGCCGTGCCGGTCCGCGAGCAGGCGAGAGCGAAATATCTGTCGGTCGTACGCACATTGGCCGACGCCGCGCTCAAAGCCGGTGATTGCGACGAGGCCGAGACGTACGCGCTGCGCGCCCTGGAACGCGACGAGTTCGACGAAGGCGCTCATCTGGTCCTCGTACGCGCGCTGCGCGCTGCCGGCCGGCACGGCCAGGCTCGGGAGCGTTATCGCACGTATGCCAGCCGCATGGCCGAAATCGGCGTCACTCCGGCTGCGTTTCCGGACGGCGCCGCAGCAACCTGA
- a CDS encoding CBU_0592 family membrane protein, whose product MTLVDIIEIVGSLLILAAFAATQARRLDPHSMTYLVLNVTGSAILAVIAAVHLSWGFLLLEGTWAIVSAVSLVRLLRRRPETQPE is encoded by the coding sequence ATGACACTCGTCGACATCATCGAAATCGTTGGCTCACTGCTGATCCTGGCGGCCTTCGCGGCGACCCAGGCACGCCGGCTCGACCCGCATTCGATGACCTATCTGGTGCTCAACGTCACCGGCTCTGCCATTCTGGCGGTCATCGCCGCGGTCCACCTTTCGTGGGGTTTCCTTTTGCTGGAGGGCACCTGGGCCATCGTGTCGGCGGTGTCGCTGGTCAGGTTGCTGCGGCGCCGTCCGGAAACGCAGCCGGAGTGA
- a CDS encoding acyl-CoA thioesterase produces MGAAFEPVLALERIDDDIFRGRCHAGLPQTVFGGQVAAHALVAAGKTVPDDRKVHSLHGYFVRAGHPDYPILYAVERTKDGRSFSTRRVTAMQHGKAIFTLSASFHVPEQGFDHQPDMPDRQSADELPPRPERDRPGGGRLRESTVSQVLDLRSRDGGDPVTRTQQLWVRTREPLGDDPLLHVCALTYISDLSLARTASLPYRKQATMQITSLDHAVWFHRPCRADEWLLFSQHSTTAAGARGLVHGEFFSQDGRLVASVTQEVLMRPIGPPKG; encoded by the coding sequence ATGGGAGCGGCGTTCGAACCGGTGTTGGCGCTGGAGCGCATCGACGACGACATTTTCCGCGGCCGCTGCCACGCCGGCCTGCCGCAGACGGTGTTCGGCGGGCAGGTCGCCGCACATGCCTTGGTGGCGGCCGGAAAAACCGTGCCGGACGACCGGAAGGTGCACTCCCTGCACGGCTATTTCGTCCGCGCCGGGCATCCGGACTATCCGATTCTTTACGCCGTCGAGCGTACGAAGGACGGCAGATCGTTCAGCACCCGGCGGGTCACCGCGATGCAGCACGGGAAGGCCATTTTCACGCTTTCCGCCTCTTTTCACGTGCCGGAGCAGGGTTTCGACCACCAGCCGGACATGCCGGACCGGCAATCGGCCGACGAGCTGCCGCCGCGACCGGAGCGCGACCGGCCAGGCGGTGGCCGGCTACGCGAGTCGACGGTGAGTCAGGTGCTCGACCTGCGGTCGCGCGACGGCGGCGATCCGGTCACCCGCACGCAGCAGCTGTGGGTCCGCACCCGCGAGCCGCTCGGCGACGACCCGCTGCTGCACGTCTGCGCGCTCACCTACATTTCCGACCTCAGCCTTGCCCGGACGGCCAGTTTGCCGTATCGCAAGCAAGCCACCATGCAGATCACCTCGCTGGACCACGCGGTGTGGTTTCACCGGCCCTGCCGCGCCGACGAATGGCTGCTGTTTTCGCAGCACAGCACCACCGCGGCCGGCGCGCGCGGGTTGGTGCACGGCGAGTTCTTCAGCCAGGACGGCAGATTGGTCGCGTCGGTCACTCAGGAGGTGCTGATGCGGCCGATCGGTCCGCCGAAGGGTTGA
- a CDS encoding SDR family NAD(P)-dependent oxidoreductase, producing the protein MDIAGSVALVTGGASGLGLATATRLAAAGAKVVILDLPSSQGKQVAEDLGAVFAAADVTDEAQVAAAVEAATKLGDLRIAVNCAGIGNAHRTVNKNGPFPLDAFSKVVQVNLIGTFNVIRLAAEQIVKTEPVDGERGVIVNTASVAAFDGQIGQAAYSASKGGIVGMTLPIARDLASLLVRVVTIAPGLFDTPLLGGAPEDVKKSLGAQVPHPSRLGHPAEYAALAAHIVENPMLNGETIRLDGAIRMAPR; encoded by the coding sequence ATGGACATCGCTGGCAGTGTCGCTCTGGTCACCGGAGGAGCTTCCGGGCTGGGGCTGGCCACCGCGACCAGGCTGGCCGCCGCCGGCGCCAAGGTCGTGATCCTGGATCTGCCGTCCTCGCAGGGAAAACAGGTCGCCGAGGATCTCGGTGCGGTGTTCGCGGCGGCCGACGTGACCGACGAGGCGCAGGTCGCCGCCGCGGTCGAGGCCGCGACCAAGCTCGGCGACCTGCGGATCGCGGTCAACTGCGCCGGCATCGGCAACGCACACCGTACGGTCAACAAAAACGGGCCGTTTCCGCTGGACGCGTTCAGCAAGGTCGTCCAGGTCAACCTGATCGGCACGTTCAACGTGATCCGGCTGGCCGCCGAGCAGATCGTGAAGACCGAGCCGGTCGACGGTGAGCGTGGCGTCATCGTCAACACCGCGTCGGTCGCCGCTTTCGACGGCCAGATCGGCCAAGCCGCTTATTCCGCCTCGAAAGGCGGCATCGTCGGCATGACTTTGCCGATCGCGCGCGACCTGGCAAGCCTGCTCGTACGCGTTGTCACGATCGCACCCGGACTTTTCGACACACCACTGCTCGGCGGTGCGCCGGAGGACGTGAAAAAGTCGCTCGGCGCGCAGGTGCCGCATCCGAGCCGGCTCGGACATCCGGCCGAATACGCCGCTCTCGCCGCGCACATCGTGGAAAACCCGATGCTCAACGGCGAAACCATCCGCCTTGACGGTGCGATCCGGATGGCGCCGCGATGA